One stretch of Cloacibacillus sp. DNA includes these proteins:
- the purN gene encoding phosphoribosylglycinamide formyltransferase: MYIPRIAILISGTGTNMEALLKASITGELPAQISFVGSDRLEAKGLSTAAALGAQTRVFFYKRDGRAAAEEAIALAVEETHSDWIVLAGFMRVLSPEFVRRFKGRIINIHPALLPAFPGAHGILDAWNAGVPETGVTVHIVDEEVDHGPILAQEKVRRTAGDTLETLEAKIHAVEHQLYKRTLKEFLEKHPVDIDQWKGEEDGKDGN; encoded by the coding sequence GAACGAACATGGAGGCGCTTTTAAAGGCCTCCATTACCGGTGAGCTGCCGGCGCAGATCTCCTTTGTCGGCAGCGACCGGCTGGAGGCCAAGGGACTTTCCACGGCGGCCGCTCTGGGAGCGCAGACGCGGGTCTTTTTTTATAAGCGCGACGGACGCGCCGCGGCGGAAGAGGCCATCGCGCTGGCGGTCGAGGAGACGCACAGCGACTGGATAGTGCTGGCCGGCTTCATGCGCGTCCTTTCGCCGGAGTTCGTGCGCCGCTTCAAGGGGCGGATCATCAACATCCACCCCGCGCTGCTGCCGGCATTCCCCGGCGCGCACGGCATCCTAGACGCCTGGAACGCCGGAGTTCCGGAGACGGGCGTCACCGTCCACATTGTGGACGAGGAGGTCGACCACGGCCCGATCCTCGCGCAGGAAAAGGTCCGGCGCACCGCCGGCGACACGCTCGAGACGCTGGAAGCGAAGATACACGCGGTGGAACATCAGCTCTATAAACGCACTCTGAAAGAATTTTTGGAGAAACATCCGGTAGATATCGATCAATGGAAGGGTGAAGAGGATGGAAAAGATGGAAACTAG
- the purH gene encoding bifunctional phosphoribosylaminoimidazolecarboxamide formyltransferase/IMP cyclohydrolase has product METRKALISVWDKTGILDLAKGLAAHGYEIVSSSGTAKHLEEGGVKVTEVVDMTGLPAILGGRVKTLHPTIMGGILARRGLAQDEEDREKFSIPLIDVVVCTLYPFEETAKSGAELDKLIEKIDIGGVSLIRAAAKNYYHVAVVTEIGDYTRVLDELEKKQEFTLEFKQELALKAFRCTASYDSIIYRGLCRELGIADEVEGDKVLPLRMEQKLRYGENPHQQAALFMPPLEQRPFEQLSGKELSYNNLLDLDTLLRGCSVFQDSCACTIVKHTTPCGTARGETPIEAFKKALACDPVSAFGGIIGMTRKVDLDTAKTVTETFFEILAAPDFEEGVVEYLKEKKPNLRILKILPGYAPKLQILGNRCGFLVQEDKLPALPRQSEGEWHGKPRPDLWEDIIFAWKTAAITKSNAIVLVKDGAAVGIGGGFTNRVDAAEYAIKLAGDKAKGSVMASDAFFPFADSVELAHKAGVIAVIEPGGSIRDNEVFKKAEELGLSLFAGGSRTFRH; this is encoded by the coding sequence ATGGAAACTAGAAAGGCGCTCATCTCCGTCTGGGATAAGACGGGCATACTTGATCTCGCTAAGGGGCTTGCCGCCCACGGTTATGAGATCGTATCCAGCTCCGGCACCGCCAAGCATCTCGAAGAGGGCGGCGTAAAGGTCACGGAGGTCGTCGATATGACGGGGCTGCCCGCGATACTCGGCGGCAGGGTGAAGACCCTGCATCCCACGATCATGGGAGGAATCCTCGCAAGACGTGGGCTCGCTCAGGATGAGGAGGACCGGGAAAAATTCAGCATCCCCCTCATCGACGTCGTCGTCTGTACGCTCTATCCCTTTGAGGAGACGGCGAAGAGCGGCGCGGAGCTCGACAAGCTTATAGAAAAGATAGACATCGGCGGCGTCTCGCTGATCCGCGCCGCCGCGAAGAACTATTATCACGTCGCGGTAGTCACCGAGATCGGCGACTACACGCGCGTCCTTGACGAGCTTGAAAAAAAGCAGGAGTTCACGCTTGAATTCAAGCAGGAGCTCGCGCTCAAGGCCTTCCGCTGCACCGCCTCCTACGATTCGATCATCTACCGCGGCCTCTGCCGCGAGCTCGGTATCGCCGACGAGGTGGAGGGCGACAAGGTGCTGCCGCTGCGCATGGAGCAGAAGCTCCGCTACGGCGAGAATCCGCACCAGCAGGCGGCGCTCTTTATGCCCCCGCTCGAACAGCGTCCCTTTGAACAGCTCTCGGGCAAGGAGCTCTCCTACAACAACCTGCTCGACCTCGACACGCTGCTTCGCGGCTGCTCCGTATTCCAGGACAGCTGCGCCTGCACGATCGTCAAGCATACGACTCCCTGCGGCACCGCCCGCGGAGAGACGCCCATCGAGGCCTTCAAAAAGGCGCTCGCCTGCGACCCCGTCTCGGCCTTCGGCGGCATCATCGGCATGACGCGCAAGGTGGACCTGGATACGGCGAAGACGGTCACCGAGACCTTCTTTGAGATACTGGCCGCCCCCGACTTCGAGGAGGGCGTCGTGGAATACCTGAAAGAAAAGAAACCCAATCTCCGCATCCTTAAGATACTGCCCGGCTACGCGCCGAAGCTGCAGATCCTCGGCAACCGCTGCGGCTTCCTCGTCCAGGAGGACAAGCTCCCCGCCCTGCCGCGTCAATCCGAGGGCGAGTGGCACGGCAAGCCGCGCCCGGACCTCTGGGAGGACATCATCTTCGCCTGGAAGACCGCGGCGATCACCAAGAGCAACGCCATCGTGCTCGTCAAGGACGGCGCGGCGGTGGGCATCGGCGGCGGATTCACAAACCGCGTGGACGCGGCGGAATACGCCATCAAGCTCGCGGGAGACAAGGCCAAGGGTTCTGTAATGGCCTCCGACGCCTTCTTCCCCTTCGCGGATTCCGTCGAACTGGCCCATAAGGCCGGCGTCATCGCCGTCATCGAACCGGGCGGCTCGATCCGTGACAACGAGGTCTTTAAGAAGGCCGAAGAGCTCGGACTCAGCCTCTTTGCCGGCGGCAGCCGCACATTCAGGCATTAG